The window GAATGATTTTTAAATGggttttgattaattaattattacaaaGAATGATTTGTATAatgatattaatattattattatgtgcatatatttattattaaatttaaaacccAGCGTGATGAATCAAAAAATGTCTAGCACTTTCACTATGACATAAGATTAGATTTATGAGACCTATTACcaaatagatttcttgtaggctttgtgaatCAGGAGGATTAACACTACTATTCCGAGACAGGTTTATGAGTAAACTAtgggctttgcctaaccaggtggacttatttttcaaaatgtatgattgagctattaaactctaaatatttcataaaatgcaaattgtctatccaataaaatattttgtgcactctactaTGTGTAAGGCTTGCATAAGTttatcgatcgaggttctcttatgatctaacacgttgtttgaaaATTCTGttgatcgaggttctcttatcgATCGAGTTTATACTTTGCCCCATTCTTAATCACTGAGCTAGCATGATATCAACTAATTGTACTCGGGCCCTTTAGAAAGATACGAAGTGATATTTGATGAGTTATTTCTAGAAAAAACAATTGACctaacgattttttttttctttgagaaTATTGACCTAATGATTTGAATTGCAAGAAAGTTTGTCTATTTAATAGCCAAAAATTATTATGATATTTGATGAGTTATTTCCATAAAAAACAATTGACctaacgattttttttttcctttgagAATATTGACCTAATGATTTGAGTTGCAAGAAAGTTTGTCTATTTAATAGCCGAAAATTATTATTCGTGTGATATGAATTACAAGAAATGGAAGGTTTGTGTATTCAATTGCAAAATTTTAAAGATAAATTAAATGTAAATTAACAAAGTGTAACAAATTAAGTTGATAAGTTTATTTACAATAATCTGTCTGTTACTAATATTTTGTGAccacacatatatacataccTTAAACTTTCGTTAAAAGTCGTTTGCTCATTTTTCACCGGGTGTAGTGGAGAAATGCAAAGGCATATGAATGCATCGGCTAATGGTGCATTATTGGAGAAGAACCATGAAAATGATACACACATCATCGAAATTTAGCCGTCAATAGCTATCGATTCCCGATGGATAGGATAATTTTGAAGAAAGTGATAgctacaacaagctcggatccAATATAGCCCTCTTGACGGCTCAATTGACCTCTTTCATAGAAAAATTGATGCTATGTCCACATCAAAGCCGGAGCCTATGGTGGAGGAATGAACTAACATTAAGGATGTaaactacatcaacaacaaccGAGGCTTCGGGAACTTTCATCGTCAACACCAAGGAGGCCATCAAGGGCAAAATCAATATAACCAAGGACTCCAAGCAAATccccactcaaatctttcttatGGCAATCCCAACAACTTCTTGCAACCACCACCCGGATTTAAGATATCTTAATGAAGTTCATGACAGCCACTCAAGTCCACATGACGAAAACCGATGAAATGGATATTAGCTTGAGGGGCAAACcagtaaaataatattatattatatatttatgttaatatgTGGCTTGTATGTGACTCGAACTAGACACAATAGGTTGATCCAATAACAACATGAACCGAATAAGATTTGATATTAACCAATTTAATCAGTATGTGTTCGTGTCGGATTTACCATATATTGTGTTAAAAAATGTCTGCCTTAGCAACTTGTAGCAACATCTTTCACATGTCAATCGAGCTCTCTGAGAAAAGTTAGTCTATTCCCAATCGTCGCATCCCTTGtaggatggcaatggatcctgggCCCGGTCCATATCCACGGATCTAGATCCTTTTTCTAAGCTCCGGACCTTGTAAAAAAAGGTTCTTGGACCGAATCTGAATTAATTCTATGATTTGCGTATCTGGAGCTGGAGCTAAAGTTATGAGACACAACTCTAGCTCGTGGATCCAGttatacataaaaaatataattttattttatttttatcgaaCTCTAGCCTAAAGTTCTATTCGTAATCTATACATTATTAAAATACGATTTTATTGCAAaacaaaaaacctaaaaaaacccaAGAAAGCACATGACGCAATCAAatggccgagcctcgttaaaaccttgtTACAGAAAACCCCAAGGGAAAAACCGtaacaaggaaaaagagtactcgtctagaaaggaaaaaagaaaaagcaaaagaaaatGCAGCAACGAGGGTGGGAATGCAtcaggaactccggcctaaccatcgcccccatGTAAACCCGGACACCTCAAAGCTGCCAGGTAACGGAAACAACATCAAACGAAAATCAAAAGCAAAAGTTGAAAAAGACAAAGAAGCTGCAAACAACTCCCACTCCACTCTCCAAGCCGAGCCACAAGCGCAGCAGACGCACACCACCAACTGCTCGTAGAAATGTCGTCGACAAAAGAAGAGCGAAACCCGCCCCCAAAAGAAGGCATTGAAGCCAGACTCCAGCCCAACAATGACAGTACAGCTGGAGCCAAGGAAGCTCGACGCCGGCAGAAGAGAAAAAAGCCCACTCCACTCACCAAACCGAGCCACAAACGCCGCACACCAACTGTTCGTAGAAATGTCGTCGACAACGAAGAGCCAATCCCACCCCCAAACGAAGGCATTGAAGCCAGACTCCAGCCCAACAATGACAGTACAGCTGGAGCCAAAGAATCTCGACGCTGGCCGAAGAGAACGTAGCAGCAAACCTCCTCCACTCCACTCTCCAAACCGATCCACAAACGCAGCACACCAACTGTTCGTAGAAATGTCGTCGATAACGAAGAGCAAAACCCACCCCCAAACGAAGGCATTGAAGACAGACTCCAGCCCAACAATGACAGTAACCAAAGAAACTCGACGCTGGCAGAAGAGAAAGGAGCAGCAAACAACCCCCATTCCACTCACCAAACCGAGCCAGAGAAGCAGCACACCAAATGTTCGTAGTAATGTCGTCGACAAAGAAGAGCAAAACCCACCCCCAAACGAAGGCATTGAAGCCAGACTCCAGCCCAACAATGACAGTACAGCTGGAaccaaagaaacaaaaaacaaacaGCTGCCAGCCGCAAAAGCTACAATTTTTGACGAACATGACTATGAACCAAAAGATCTCTAATCACCGCATCCCTAATGATATCAATTGTGTGCGTCCACCAACCTTGAGGTGTGTGCGGACTAGCCATGATGTCGGCAGGAGAGTTTCCTTCACGATATATATGAGAAATGCGAAACTCCATATTCTCCAGCAAGATAAGAGCCCGGTTCCAAATGGCAGCAAATCGCCAAGGAACGCGGCGCGATTTAGTAGATAAAATATGAACGACATAAGAGGAATCCGCCTCGAACCAGattttatacatatatttatataattatatggaagataatattttacatttatcctaatttaaatttaagttgttgttgttattattattattattattattattattattattattattattattattattattattattattattattattattatttttcaatatgTTATTACaacttgattattatatttttacttattttgaatttttatagtaatattttatcTATAGATaatgatttaattatttatttttgaataattgttgaaactttagatgataattatgattttatttttagttagtttaaaatttataaatgttttaaaaaagagaacaaaatatggatctgggtctggacccgAGATCTTGTGGATCTTATATATCTGAATTGAATCTTGTGTTTTGGGATTCAATGGATATAGACCAGATCCGaacctaaataaaataattcggTTCTGaatctggaccaagcaggatccgATCAAGATCCAGCCCGTTGTCATCCCTACCCCTCGTGTATGAATTTACAACTCAAGTCGATACTCTCGGACTTTGATCAAATTAGCCTCAAATTtgacaattaatttaatttcaaccAATTTGTGaattaaatcaaaattaattccATTGTCAGGGCTAAACCAGCTCACTAATACAAATTCGCTCACCCTTCACTATTGCCTAACAACATTAAGTACACGAATTACATCAATACGCGTTCTGAAATTACATCATTGTTGCAACATCTCTCACCTGGGCTCGATTAGGCTTATGGAATACAGAATGCTAATTCTTCATGTAGAGATAAATGCCATAAATTATGGCAACTCCTGCTCCAATGGATGCAACTTTTTTCTTCCCTGATGGTACGTAAATAAGTTGCTCCGTCTGAAATTAAATTCAAGAACATGAAGTTACATCAAGACGATATATTTGAAATTACACGTGCAATGATCAGAGAATTTGAAATAACATCTTTACGTCAACAGATTTTTTCCAGTTCTTCTGGATTCCTAGTAAGTGGTCCCTTCCCACAACAGCTACCACTGATTTATGCTTGCGCGCAACTTCTAGTATCTTGGCCGACATATATCTGTAAATAACAAATATAGAATGAAAGCACTCAAACATGCAAATATTACAATGATATGAAGCCCGGGATTAAGAATTAGAATGAAATTCATAGTTGGATCAGAACACAAACAGGTCGCGCTCGTGGAAAAAGGTTTCCTTATAAATATTATGACACCAAGTGGTTCCATTACGTATCTTGGCGTGCGCTTGCCAAAGAGACGTCCTAGCACGATATCTCTGCAATGTAAtctaccaaaaaagaaaaacttaGGAAATGGTTGTAGTAAGCTAGCTCAAGAATATACTTGTACTAACATTTAGAAAACTTTAGATATATCCGACAAAACAAACTTCAAAAATAATAACATTAATAAACATGCATTAGTATGGCTATGTAAACACAAGGAGAAAGGTAGCTTACATCATTAGGTCGATCACCAAGTATAACCTTGGCGCCGTATTTCTTGGCTTCTTCATTTGCCGCGCGCATATCTCCACCTTCAAATGGAACCTCCCAAGAATACCACTTGCGAATAAACCACTTGTAAAGAATCCAAGTAGGTTGATAATTTTTCTTCCACATATCGACCATTTCTCTCATGGTCAGAGCCTGCAAAACAAGGCCGGCCAACCTTGACCTTTTCAATTAATTCTTCAAGAATCTAAATAAGAGCTACAATTTCATGACTAATGACATGTACTAAATTCAGTTAATTCTACAAATATTGaaaacaaatacaaatacaaatacaaatacGGACCAACCTTTGGTATTTCACGTGTAAGAATTTCTGTGCGAGTAGAGCACAATTCCAGGAAAAAAACCTGAAAGCATAAAATTTCCATAttaattagagagagaaaaaaggatAATAATAGCAGTAGCCACTGTTGCTTCTAATTTCAAAGGAAAAAACACCTCTGGTTTCAAGAATTTCCCCACGGCCTTAACTTCTGCCCAAGATTTCTGAAATTGAAGAACAATTATCATAAGCTATTGCGATTCACTAAAATTTCTTATCTCAACAATGCAAGAAGACACACAATTGGAAAAAAATGAGATGCTTCAAATTGACacaaatataaaacaaaataaataacattaaatTACCGGACAAGTGTGATTGGTTCCGACCAAATAAACATTGCATACGCCAGTATCCGCAGATGACTGGCACGTGAGCATCACCACATTACTCGAGAGCTTCTTCAGCTTATTCTCCATTTTCCTCTCACATTTGCGGCTGTCAACAATCTGACTGATTCCAGCGAGACAGCGGCGAGAGGAGTGCCTGATTTTCGCATAGGTGCGGCGCCGGTGAGGAGAGTGGCCGAATTGAATCCGTACATCTTTCCGCTACTGCCGATTTTGGGTGAAATTTTGGAATGAGATGTGATGTGAGAGCCTTCTCATTCGAAACGAGCCCTTccctatttataataaaatatatgattAGACTTCTtcaaaaacatatatattttgACTTATTCAATTCAATTTGTTGTGATTGCGTTGATCTATATCTAATTTTCAGCATATTTTAACTAATCAGTACATATTCTGCGTGAGTGTGAGTGAACTGTGTGTgtggaggaagaagaagggggAGGGTTTTGTGTAGGGCTTAGGCCTTGGGTTGCTACATTTAGTCGTTTGGTTCAAATagaggagtggaatggtaacaataactattacttttattaagtgtttggtttaacaatgaaaatgagtcattagtaagggattccctttcttttgtttcaccTCTATTTTGAgcggtaacaaattgggtgattgtgttaccctcaagtaagggtaatggttaactcattactcaaaccaaacaacaagcaatagattcaattaattgaatccctttccaacctctaaaaacactcaaccaaacgtgggcttaaTTCAGTATGGGCCACACCCTCTCTCTTAAGGCCCAGTTTGGTAGGGTTGGTTACGCTAGTTTGGGAATTAGTCTAGCATGTACTCGGTGTTTGGGGGGTTTGGCAAATTACCAATGCGGCCCGTATGAAAATGATGGCCCACTTCAATTCAGCTGTTTCGTCTCGTTTACTAAACCCGCGCAAGTTGCCTGTTTACATGAATCTAGTGCTTAGTTGCTTGTGgacaaaaattcaaatttcatttttcatcctcccaaaattgaattaaaaaaatctgGGAACAACAAGTCACCCATTTTCATCTTCTTCGTCTTGCAGAGGGGCTCCGCTGAACTAGTACAAAATTCATATGAATTTGGCTATCCATATTTCtaaatttcattatttcttCTCTGAAATTCAACTTCGATGATGGatctgttaggtccggagggtctcgaataggtgtatgggggagggggggaatacacctatgggctatttttcttttcctcaaagtgagggatctccagatagagatctaaacgaaactttacacgcaaactgtGACACCTATTGACTGAAAGAAGTTTTGAccaaatagggttgacgactgatactgaagactcttcagtaaggagttatcagttaagttactggaacttaactgatgcacttaaaggcttcagtcgagtttgcaaaaatagaaatgataaCACTCtgcctgactatcagaagatagatcagtcagactgatatcatacgcagcggaaaaaaacttagtttcgcaatagcctcggttgagcacgttgttagtcttaggtttctctttgtagtttttcagtattcagtttatcaattgaaacaacacaagtaggaatgtaaaactgaaagctgtaaataacacatagacttttacgtggttcgaaaaaaccctttcctacatccacagtcagttgatcagaccaacaatccactccgcaagtgcttaacaggtgcactgcaaaccaaaccgtgtgcttgccgggtgcacacaaccgtaccactgaagaaaccgcttcttcagtacccacacttcactcgtgtcggatttctcttgcttagcacaacccgcgctaagactctcagagtcagagtaccttcctgaactccgaatcactcaaacactctactctttctgaaaggaggtttgaacgggtgccaactatactgcaaagaacaagttctttggagcaagtttgaccttggcttctgggtaaatagaggtttgcctaaggtctaagagaatgtatgtaatcagcagtgactgattttggctttagaattctcttcttcgattcaaactttggggaggttaagctttaggctgagtagcgattttggcagagcttcagcttatgtcgttgaatcggtgaagattgaagtgatcctcaagcGCTATTTAAAGGAGagctcttgaatagatccgttggcggagaacgtcttcaagatttcttccgttggagagcatttcgaatttgggccgaggcttcaatcttcgaggttccttgtttggtggaaacggctctttTAAAGGATAGGAGATGTGACGtatctgataaagtagccaccaaataggaatgacctctgcagagataaggagatcctgagatctctgtatttaatgcggctgtacttttgtgagtacgtggctttctttgaacgttggaagttcagtccgaggaagaatgtttaactgatacttgactttagtatcagtccgctgagtccacgtggcacgcattaagtaatcagtttctgaactgattcttcgactgatactttagttggtatcttcaatcttcagtccttcgtccttcagtcttcagtcttcagaaccgcaagctaaactagaaacgaactataacacttgagttcaaaactgttctagtctattacaattaagacctatgcatttaggtatcatcaaaacaaggattaggatattccacaaggttcccaataatttccccatttttgatgatgccaaaaccatacagcagttctagataaacaaaaagactgaactcacagcacaagttctaaaactggggtgaatacaattcccccttaacaatagaacctaaagacttgtacttagagtcaagaacgaaacagttctaaaacaaaacaaagagaagacataaaaacataatcagagcctggacaaagagtcattgtcttcaggttgagataaaaaagaagttcttttcattaaagtaagactgataagccatcagtcgaggtacagagcaagacttacattggagtaaaaagaaaaacaaaaataacatggaaaacccatggactccagcagtctgcttggctgcgccttgaacttcttgatcttcatcttctgtcttcgtgtcttcatgttcctaagcttgttccactctcacttgttttccgttgagttgaggtctttactggagcgtcatccttacaacttctggtgattcTTTTGTTGTCccatcttcagtcaagaaagaagATACAGGAGCAACCTTagggaaggtttctctctgacttctgactttccccctttttggcaacatcaaaaagagagctgatgatggaggcATTGATCGTATGGGACTTCAACTCCGACTCTCAAGCATTTGTGGGAAGACTTGAGAAGAGGATGAGATCCCgagatgcagaaggaagaagacGACAGTGGAGAGGTAgagagatgagaagggagacggagaagtgatgGAGAcagagagatggagaagagcaAAGTgtaggaaaggaaagtatgcatagcatcttAGAGATAATCATGAGATGCAGCTATACATACGATCCGGAGGGCGAGGAGACAGACGAGGAAAGATGGGaaagaggagtgcgagaagtgGGGAGGAGAAACGAATAAAATGTATGGCGAGGCTTTGATGAAAGAATTAGATCAAAACGCGTCTCGTCATACATGGAGAAAAGAGAAGGTGAGGATGAAAAATTGAATCAGTGATAGTCgcgaggactagcactgtcgatgttgcgccggttgacaacgagctcttgctcattgttgttgcaccacatggaagcttcaccaaaaggtGAGAAGCTCGCCTGAGAAATAGGTGAAGTCCGTgttcttgagacaggtacttcaagccatatggtccgggcatgaggatggaagacactcgcttcgctggatacaagtgagggtagagcaaactttgacgtcggagagacgttgagatccagtggaagggtccggtgaagaccaggtatgtgagcgtcattctcccactccatgactttgcagtcattgattTCTCATTTTatcggaacaaattttctcaGCAACTTTGGAAGGATTGGAAATTTTTCttacagtgaaggctgtggagagttgttagttgatgcagaaaaatagtgaagacaacatggtataaatagacaaaattttaccaagtaagaagatgaaaagtttttcgaaaactgtgcctaaaatatttttgaagaaaaattcacgtccgccatcactgcaggggactgaagcttcaaaaaggtgagaggtatcattgcattatgtcatgtcaatgaggttctcaagaaatttgatcacagaggcaacaggttggaaagatttttagagaagatCTGGACAAGttcaataaaaatagaattttcctttttttaaaaaaaaatacttgtccttctcggatattccattttccaacaatcagttaaaggttttgaaagaaactgatcagttagagaaatattttgaattaaaacacaaagctcttaactgatata is drawn from Salvia miltiorrhiza cultivar Shanhuang (shh) unplaced genomic scaffold, IMPLAD_Smil_shh original_scaffold_302, whole genome shotgun sequence and contains these coding sequences:
- the LOC131003952 gene encoding uncharacterized protein LOC131003952 isoform X2 — protein: MENKLKKLSSNVVMLTCQSSADTGVCNVYLVGTNHTCPVFFLELCSTRTEILTREIPKALTMREMVDMWKKNYQPTWILYKWFIRKWYSWEVPFEGGDMRAANEEAKKYGAKVILGDRPNDITLQRYRARTSLWQAHAKIRNGTTWCHNIYKETFFHERDLYMSAKILEVARKHKSVVAVVGRDHLLGIQKNWKKSVDTEQLIYVPSGKKKVASIGAGVAIIYGIYLYMKN
- the LOC131003952 gene encoding uncharacterized protein LOC131003952 isoform X1, whose translation is MENKLKKLSSNVVMLTCQSSADTGVCNVYLVGTNHTCPKSWAEVKAVGKFLKPEVFFLELCSTRTEILTREIPKALTMREMVDMWKKNYQPTWILYKWFIRKWYSWEVPFEGGDMRAANEEAKKYGAKVILGDRPNDITLQRYRARTSLWQAHAKIRNGTTWCHNIYKETFFHERDLYMSAKILEVARKHKSVVAVVGRDHLLGIQKNWKKSVDTEQLIYVPSGKKKVASIGAGVAIIYGIYLYMKN